Proteins encoded together in one Oreochromis niloticus isolate F11D_XX unplaced genomic scaffold, O_niloticus_UMD_NMBU tig00007460_pilon, whole genome shotgun sequence window:
- the LOC102079580 gene encoding uncharacterized protein LOC102079580 isoform X5 encodes MDDEFEGTSSQMVIFSKNDRTGVEEKEAREWVPKSVSSSEDDGTDDWKPTQDESEGYSEEEEEQERKRIPKVAMKKKTGCPVPQREMVAASEEDGTHDSRPTQDESKDDSKDEAEHLGQMIHKVAMEKRAFVSSELPQRTEEQQQVAVASKTRRHHNVRNGHKCPICGHVYADIVQHLRVTEQVVNKTELTLLSQFSHRHFSANLDCPVRLCQSKHLNRLDKHLEKVHKLQKPMIKLYMQKAKDRHIAKELALLRASNPTPQMVSHMDEVDDAVIEEGIFRALEEGSKVASAIASSSKAASDHVTLIHRPARDDSVDDSGDSDSEAPSDSTRPNLQPPLSASDTLSDHTIPIMQPPSLSTSKITCDSTVVSPDVLIPSSAPYYVAKQKRGRPLPRTPAPGCKHCQILFTELQVVKQLLECELDRNHELKQIHSSTKCANVKYSRRKRFSSSKAPHYVRLVEEFRAHAEGVNPSRKIHENARQRATHVIQFLEFMADPAIPNTDLLFLRNHGKVRDFLAHLQAKGFKPTTQRAYLMDAIAFMKYILNMSPPQVRLGNKRINALLVELRARNRDVGREVVVHQLNVRRSKSKRLVKAEKHALFIEEAPQKIAAALDDLEKQPQNRTILKLFFGLLGGYLIAITGHRKGVVINMTTEEVEMAEKTKQGARIIRVKQHKTQRYHGEAAVPLYKNEYTWLQRYNHIREYIEGGSEASTFFHSSSGGVLHRLPEFFKAAWEMMNLGIVPTFNMIRSSCSTYAKRQLGRKSYDRVATFMCHDAVTAKRFYQAEDPAEDTLQSRALTTHAIATYAAKKRKRREDRGSVQDKDSEGSDKEEQQSSGTEELLDRRLFQCSSNKMVSPGQGEGAGSAGATIRETKRDLKEEVEHLQKVTYQLRKRKMVIFYKNDRTGVGKLTQEDNPQEEEEDEAREWVPKQSVSSSEDDGTDDWKPTQDESEGYSEEEEEQEHKRIPKMAAASEEDGTHDSRPTQDDSKDEAEHLGQMIHKVAMEKDRETAISLLPVQHQIPVVTLNSVTLKTPMKDKVALEVPPGMQQAYVNQDTAMTVNKNSEKSVIHQTSYLKRLTFHQSTLFEDTIPRSDNNKKDQSGMSSAAIITSEQLEEKEIQEESLEKMKCEDKGGKRKEKVQQEPLEKMRSKRQRKEEKIQAEPLEKMKSEAKVGKRKEKVQQKPLEKMKSEDKEGKRKEKVQQEPLEKMKREDKGGKRKEKVQQEPLEKMRGKRQRKEEKIQAEPLEKRIKIMK; translated from the exons ATGGATGACGAATTTGAAGGTACCAGCTCTCAG ATGGTGATCTTTTCCAAAAACGATAGGACAGGTGTGGAGGAGAAAGAAGCAAGAGAATGGGTTCCTAAG TCTGTGAGCTCATCTGAAGATGATGGGACAGATGACTGGAAACCCACACAGGATGAATCTGAAGGCTAttcagaagaggaggaagaacaaGAACGTAAAAGGATTCCTAAGGTAGccatgaaaaagaaaactgggTGTCCTGTGCCACAAAGAGAG ATGGTGGCAGCATCTGAAGAGGATGGGACACATGATAGCAGACCCACACAGGATGAATCTAAAGATGATTCAAAAGATGAAGCAGAACATTTGGGACAAATGATTCACAAAGTGGCCATGGAAAAG AGGGCGTTTGTGAGCAGTGAGTTGCCGCAGAGGACAGAGGAACAGCAACAGGTTGCTGTCGCCTCAAAGACTCGAAGGCATCACAATGTCAGAAATGGACACAAGTGTCCCATATGTGGACATGTATATGCTGATATTGTTCAGCACCTAAGAGTCACAGAGCaggttgtaaataaaactgagctgACTCTTTTGAGCCAATTTTCTCATCGGCA cttttctgcAAATCTGGACTGTCCAGTCCGTTTATGTCAGTCAAAACATCTTAATCGGCTTGACAAGCACCTGGAAAAGGTCCACAAATTACAG AAACCTATGATTAAACTTTACATGCAAAAGGCCAAGGACAGACACATTGCTAAAGAACTGGCACTTCTGAGGGCATCAAATCCCACACCGCAAATGGTCTCACACATGGATGAAGTGGATGATGCTGTAATTGAGGAGGGCATCTTTAGGGCACTGGAGGAAGGGTCAAAGGTTGCTTCTGCTATAGCCTCTTCCAGCAAGGCTGCCAGTGACCATGTTACACTGATCCACCGGCCTGCTCGAGACGATTCCGTTGACGATTCCGGTGACTCTGACAGCGAGGCTCCCAGTGACTCTACCAGACCAAACCTACAGCCTCCTCTCTCTGCCAGTGACACTCTCAGTGACCACACCATCCCAATTATGCAGCCTCCTTCTCTCTCCACCAGCAAGATTACTTGTGATTCAACAGTGGTATCCCCTGATGTGTTAATCCCAAGCAGTGCACCTTACTATGTAGCAAAGCAAAAGAGGGGACGTCCTCTCCCGAGGACACCTGCTCCTGGTTGCAAACACTGTCAGATACTGTTCACTGAGCTACAGGTGGTGAAGCAGTTGCTAGAGTGTGAACTTGATAGGAATCATGAGCTCAAGCAGATACATTCTTCAACCAAGTGTGCAAAT GTTAAATATAGCAGACGTAAACGGTTTTCATCCAGCAAAGCCCCTCACTATG TAAGACTGGTGGAAGAATTTAGGGCCCATGCAGAAGGTGTGAACCCTAGcagaaaaatacatgaaaatgcaagGCAGCGGGCCACTCATGTCATCCAGTTTCTGGAATTCATGGCAGACCCAGCAATTCCAAACACTGACCTTCTGTTTCTGAGGAACCATGGAAAAGTCCGTGA TTTTCTAGCACACCTGCAAGCAAAAGGGTTTAAACCAACAACTCAGAGAGCTTATCTCATGGATGCTATTGCTTTCATGAAATATATATTAAACATGTCACCACCACAAGTCAGACTTGGAAATAAAAGGATCAACGCCCTTTTGGTCGAACTGAGGGCACGTAACAGAGATGTTGGCCGTGAAGTAGTCGTGCACCAGCTGAATGTGCGCCGATCTAAGTCTA aaaggcttgtcaaagcagaaaaacatgCTTTGTTCATTGAAGAGGCTCCCCAGAAGATTGCTGCCGCACTGG aTGACCTCGAGAAGCAACCCCAGAACAGAACAATATTGAAATTGTTTTTTGGACTGTTGGGTGGATACCTCATTGCCATAACTGGCCACCGAAAGGGAGTGGTCATCAACATGACTACTGAGGAGGTTGAAATGGCAGAAAAAACTAAGCAGGGTGCCCGCATCATCCGT GTTAAACAGCACAAAACTCAAAGATACCATGGGGAAGCAGCTGTCCCCCTGTACAAGAATGAGTATACCTGGTTGCAGCGTTACAATCATATTAGAGAGTATATTGAAGGGGGTTCGGAGGCATCAACTTTTTTCCACAGTTCCAGTGGAGGTGTTCTTCATAGACTACCGGAATTTTTCAAGGCAGCCTGGGAGATGATGAATCTGGGGATTGTCCCCACCTTCAACATGATACGTTCCTCCTGTAGCACTTAC GCCAAGCGACAGTTGGGACGTAAATCTTATGACAGAGTGGCAACGTTTATGTGCCATGATGCCGTCACAGCCAAAAGATTTTACCAAG CTGAGGACCCTGCAGAGGACACACTCCAGAGCCGAGCACTGACCACCCATGCAATTGCAACATATGcagcaaagaaaaggaaaaggagagaGGACAGAGGATCTGTGCAGGACAAGGACAGTGAAGGATCTGACAAGGAAGAGCAGCAGTCATCAGGAACAGAGGAGCTTTTAGACAGAAGGCTCTTCCAGTGTAGCAGTAACAAG ATGGTGAGCCCAGGTCAGGGTGAGGGTGCCGGTAGTGCTGGAGCCACAATAAGAGAAACTAAACGGGATTTGAAAGAGGAGGTGGAGCATCTACAAAAAGTGACATACCAGTTGCGCAAGAGAAAA ATGGTCATCTTTTACAAAAATGATAGGACAGGTGTGGGGAAACTCACACAAGAAGACAATCcacaagaggaggaggaggatgaagcgAGAGAATGGGTTCCTAAG CAGTCTGTTAGCTCATCTGAAGATGATGGGACAGATGACTGGAAACCCACACAGGATGAATCTGAAGGCTAttcagaagaggaggaagaacaaGAACATAAAAGGATTCCTAAG ATGGCGGCAGCATCTGAAGAGGATGGGACACATGATAGCAGACCCACACAGGATGATTCAAAGGATGAAGCAGAACATTTGGGACAAATGATTCACAAAGTGGCCATGGAAAAG GACAGGGAAACGGCGATAAGCTTATTACCAGTACAACACCAAATTCCAGTTGTTACTCTGAATTCAGTCACTCTCAAGACACCCATG AAGGACAAAGTCGCACTGGAGGTCCCTCCTGGT ATGCAGCAGGCCTATGTAAACCAAGACACAGCAATGACTGTGAATAAGAATTCGGAAAAAAGTGTGATTCACCAAACCAGTTACTTGAAGAGGCTCACTTTTCATCAGTCAACTCTCTTTGAAGACACCATACCAAGATCTG ATAACAACAAGAAAGACCAAAGTGGAATGTCATCTGCAGCAATAATAACCTCAG aacaactggaagagaaagagatacAAGAAGAATCTCTGGAGAAGATGAAGTGTGAAGACAAAGgagggaagagaaaagaaaaagtacagCAGGAGCCTCTGGAGAAGATGAGGAGCAAAAGgcaaaggaaggaagaaaagaTACAGGCAGAGCCTCTGGAGAAGATGAAGAGTGAAGCCAAAGtaggaaagagaaaagaaaaagtacagCAGAAGCCTCTGGAGAAGATGAAGAGTGAAGACAAAGaagggaagagaaaagaaaaagtacagCAGGAGCCTCTGGAGAAGATGAAGCGTGAAGACAAAGgagggaagagaaaagaaaaagtacagCAGGAGCCTCTGGAGAAGATGAGGGGCAAAAG